The following DNA comes from Polycladomyces subterraneus.
AGGCGACGATTATACACACCTGATCATCCGGGAATTGAATCAAACCTTCGTGACACCGTTGGATCGGGAAGATATCCTGCAGTTGGCGGTCAAGTTGGATGACGTGCTGGACGGTGTCGAAGCGTGCGCATCTCGTTTCGTATATTTTCGCGTGCATCAAACCACGCCGTATTTGATACAGTTCGCTGACATCTTGGAGCGTTCGGCCAAGTACTTGCATGAAGCCTTCATCGCACTGGAAAAAAGGGATTTCGCCACGATTCGTAAACTCTCCGTCGAAATCAACTTGTTGGAAAATGAAGGGGACCGGCTGATGCGGGAAAGTGTGGGTTCGTTGTTTGAAAACCCGACCGACCCGATTG
Coding sequences within:
- a CDS encoding DUF47 domain-containing protein, giving the protein MLFNRAKDRVFYQTLIDAAANLVEAMQLFRENVETLEEKEQFAERLKELEDKGDDYTHLIIRELNQTFVTPLDREDILQLAVKLDDVLDGVEACASRFVYFRVHQTTPYLIQFADILERSAKYLHEAFIALEKRDFATIRKLSVEINLLENEGDRLMRESVGSLFENPTDPIELIKMKEIYEKLEGVTDTTEDLADVMESVVMKYA